ACGCCCGCGCCCCGGCCCCGGCCAGCAGCCGACGCTGACGCTCGTCCAGGTGCGGGGCAAGCACCTTGACCATCTCGCCCACGGCCAGCTCGGGTGCCGCCACGCGGACAGGCTACAACGGAATCACTTACCAATCAGCTTATTCCGTTCCGAGTCCTAACTGCTAGCGGCGCTGGCCGGCCAGGGCCGCGGCGACCTCGGCCGCGAGGGTTGCGTTCGACTCCAGCAGCGCCAGGTTCGCCTCCAGGCTGGCGCCGGCCGTCTCCTCGGCCAGGCACGCCAGCAGGAACGGGGTCCGCGCCTTCCCCGTGATCCCCTCGCGGTCGGCCCGGGCCTCGCACCGCACCACCGCGGCCTCGACCCGGTCGGGGGCCAGGCCGTGCGGTTCCGGGACGGGGTTGCACAGCAGGATCGCCGCGCCGGCGTCGCGGCCGGCCGCGACCACGGCGGCGGCTTCCTCCGGCGTCTCCACCCGATGCTCCAGCGCGAGGCCGGAGTGGCGGACCACGAACGCGGGGAGGCGGTCGGTCCGGTAGCCCACCACCGCCACGCCGAGTTCCTCCAGCCGCTCCAGGGTGGCTTCGGCGTCCACGATCGACTTCGGCCCCGAGCACACCAGCATCCCGGGGGTGCGGGCCAGCTCGGCCAGGTCGGCGGAGACGTCCCGCCCCCTTCGATGGACCCCCCCGATCCCGCCGGTCGCCGTGATCGCGATCCCGGCCCGGTGGGCCGCCCACAGCATCGCGGAGACTGTCGTCGCCCCCAGCGAGCCCGCCGCGAGGATGGGGGCGACGTCACGACGGGCCACCTTCACGGCCTTCCCCGGCTCGGCCAGCTCCTCGAGCTCTCCGTCGTCCAGGCCGACCCGAACGGTCCCCCGGGCCAGGGCGATCCACGCGGGGACGGCGCCCCCCGAGCGGACGGCCGAGGACATGGCCCGGGCGGCCT
The genomic region above belongs to Actinomycetota bacterium and contains:
- a CDS encoding pseudouridine-5'-phosphate glycosidase, which gives rise to MRGGKPPGGVGVAVAGPVIRPSQEVRAALEAGTAVVALETSVLAQGLPPPRNLEAARAMSSAVRSGGAVPAWIALARGTVRVGLDDGELEELAEPGKAVKVARRDVAPILAAGSLGATTVSAMLWAAHRAGIAITATGGIGGVHRRGRDVSADLAELARTPGMLVCSGPKSIVDAEATLERLEELGVAVVGYRTDRLPAFVVRHSGLALEHRVETPEEAAAVVAAGRDAGAAILLCNPVPEPHGLAPDRVEAAVVRCEARADREGITGKARTPFLLACLAEETAGASLEANLALLESNATLAAEVAAALAGQRR